The genomic interval CCTGCCGCTGGTGCTGGCGACGGGCGCCGGCGCATCGGCCCGCAAGTCGATCGGCATATCGGTCTTCAGCGGCATGATCGCCTCGACCTGCCTTGCCATCCTCTTCGTTCCCTCCTTCTACGTGCTGCTGCAGCGCCTCGAGGAATATTGGAAGCGGCGCGGCGCGACCGCAAACACGGCCGCGAGCGTGACAGAGGCGGAGATATCGAACGTCGGGTGAAGCGATCGCCGTTATTGCACGATCACCTGCACATAAACGTTGCCGCTCTTCGCGTAATAATAACCGCCGCATCGATAATAGTAGCCGCCGTAATAGGGACCATAGCGGCAGCCCGCCGGAAGCACGGCGATAGCAGTCGTCGTGCGGGTGACGACCCGCCGCGTCGTCCGGCGGGCGACGCCGGCATAAGAGAGCGGCGTCAGCGGCCTGCCGATAGCGGCGCCCGCCGGCGTGACGAAGCCGACCGGTACCGGCGTGGATCCCTGCCCCTCGATGTGAAAGCCGGTAAATGTCAGAACGCCGGCAAAGCCGAGCGCGAAGAACAGCTTGCTATAAGTCATTTTACCTCTCCCATATCGGCAGCCTCAGGCAGCTCATCGAGCGATTGCAGCTCACTGAGATCGACCGTTTTGGCGCTGGCTGGAACCTCGATGGTGTAGGAAACGGCCGCGACTTCAGCCCCACTTTTGAAATCGCTGATTTCGAGCGTGTATTGCGGCGCCTGGACGACGTGCTTGCTGGTGATGACATAGCGGCGGGGTATCGGTTGCGGGCCGCTCTGTATCCATATCTGCCAGTCGATCTCGGGCGTCCGGAAGGCCAGATATTCGCATTCGACCCCGTCCACGAAAGCGCTGGAAATATGCTTGGCCTCTATCACATCCGACATCAGCGTGTCGTAGACGTTGGTGGACAAGAGATCGGCGCCGGGGGCCTCGACGCCAGCGGTCATCAGCCTGTCGATCAGCTCATCCAGCGAACCTTTGCCATCGATCTTGGCATAGGCGTCGAGATTCTTGCCATGCACCGTCAGCGACGAGCCGTCGAAACTGACGTCGAGGTCGGCAAAGCCGCCGGTCCTGGTGACGCGCAGCTTGTCGGGACGCGTCAGGTTGGCCGTGCCGGAGCTTACGAACTGGAGTTTCTCGAAGGCAGGCGTTACCGCTTCGAGCGACGATTGGTAGGTGAAGGATATCGTCTTCTGCGCCGTCAGAAAATCGGACATCGTCTTGAGCAGGGCTTTCGAATCATCCGCCCATGCGTTGGTCGGCGGCGCGAGGGTGGCGGCAAGCGAAGCATATAGGAGCATCCGCTTCCATCGCGGCAAAGAGAAGGTCGATGACATGGCAATGCCTTTCCTTGGTGTCGTCATTGATTCCATCCAATTGCAGATAGCGGCTGGCGGACTTGCCGCAGCCGGACATAAAATCTGAGAGAAGCAAATGCATGCATGCGGACGCATAGCCGTCAGCCGGCTTTTGCAGGATCGCGCGCCGAATTTCTCGCTGGCGCGCGATGAGCTCTTTCAGAGAGCAAATTTCAAACGGGCACTACAATCCAGAGGTCAAGACACGATGGCAGGCCGGTGACACGCGTTGCAGATTGTCGCGCAGGCAGGCAACCCCCCGGCCTCCGCCTAAAGGCACCATGCCGCACAAGGCTCGGAAGTCCGCTCCGCAGGTTTCCCGCAGGATCATCACTTCCTCACGTGGGGAGAAGGCTGGCATCATTCTCCGAGGGGCCGGCGTAATCGCGCCGGTGGCGGCCGCATCGCCGGCCGCCGGCACCCCCGATCCCCCCAAAGCCGCAACCGCTTGCTGACATGGCGCCGATAAAGCGGCGTTATGCTGCTGCAGACAGCTGAGCGCCGCCGCACCGCCCGGCGCCACTCCGGAACATTGCGCCATGAAGTCGCGCTGGCAGGCCGATTTGACCGCATTTCGCTGCGCTTGCGTCGGCTGAGGCGCCGGCGTGCCGGTCGCAGGCGCCGGGGTGGTCACCGCAGTACTTGCAGGCGCAGCCGGCGTCGGCTCCGCGGATGTCGATTTAGGTTTTACGTTCACCGCCGAAACTGCATTCCGGCAACCCGCCGAAAGCGTCGCACTATGCTGCTGTAGACAGGTCAGCGCCTCGATGCCTCCCGGCGTCACTCCGGAGCATTTTGCGATGAAATCGGAGCGGCACTCCGACCTGATGGCATTGCGCTGCTCTTCGGTCGGCGCTTGCGCTAGAACGATCCCGGTGAAGAACACCACCGCGCAGAAAGCAGGCAAGCCGGAGACTACCGAAAGAAGACGACGCCTCCGACACGGAGAGGTCGGTAGAGAAAATCGCCATTTCCGCATGATTCCCCCTATAATCTCTGATCTACTTCATGAAATCGGAATTCCCTCTGAACAGGATAATAGGCGCCGCCGAATGGACGGACGTTGCTTGCTGCAATGAAAATATAAGATGCGCCTAGTCTATGTATATTAGAATATTATCTCTTTAGCAACTATATAGTCACCGCCAGAGGTCGATCGCAACTTGGAAGGCTATCATTTCTGACGTCCCGAAACGCAAAAGCCCCCGTCATCGGCTTTTGAGATAATGAAGGAGATCTGGTTGGGTGGCCAGGTTTGTAGTTTTGTGTCCGGCTGCGTCGGTTTTGCCTTCTTTCGGGCCCCTGAAGGGGCGTTATTTG from Rhizobium lentis carries:
- a CDS encoding DUF2092 domain-containing protein; amino-acid sequence: MSSTFSLPRWKRMLLYASLAATLAPPTNAWADDSKALLKTMSDFLTAQKTISFTYQSSLEAVTPAFEKLQFVSSGTANLTRPDKLRVTRTGGFADLDVSFDGSSLTVHGKNLDAYAKIDGKGSLDELIDRLMTAGVEAPGADLLSTNVYDTLMSDVIEAKHISSAFVDGVECEYLAFRTPEIDWQIWIQSGPQPIPRRYVITSKHVVQAPQYTLEISDFKSGAEVAAVSYTIEVPASAKTVDLSELQSLDELPEAADMGEVK